In one window of Pantanalinema sp. DNA:
- a CDS encoding MlaD family protein encodes MKLTAPAKVGAFTVLSLLLLVVGLSWLTQTSFRPRGYHLKVVFNDVDGLLPGANVLLMGVKVGRVAGLSPEERLVVVDAEIADPKTRIFTGSYFKILSKGIIGEKALEIFPPEDLLADTLAHDATVYGTNPARLDVAIEQANKALRSLRDLADSPETRLALKDGLSQVKATMAGLNALIAHTDQVAVDARRLVGTADAIAGSLPPDELRAIVADLRALSGGVRKGYETLAGEGDQLADARAALGSLKRLTERLDSLAGQVESFSHDPKLKRDVTEIVTTSRDIVSKAAHAASNPPGISPRFDLMGVQEAQRSYVNGNFTMGLHLAQDSFLLGVEEIGEKNLWNAYWGKPNFLGDGLSFHLGMIRSKIGAGLDWAPAKDMALTGEVFNPVTPGLRLSGVYYPGWWGHRYGLTGAWLKDLSDPSDNRLYVGVQWRPLD; translated from the coding sequence TGGTCTTCAACGACGTGGACGGTCTGTTGCCCGGCGCCAACGTCCTCTTGATGGGCGTGAAGGTCGGCCGGGTCGCGGGCCTTTCGCCCGAGGAGCGGCTGGTGGTGGTGGACGCCGAGATCGCCGATCCCAAGACCCGCATCTTCACGGGCTCGTACTTCAAGATCCTCAGCAAGGGGATCATCGGCGAGAAGGCCCTCGAGATCTTCCCGCCCGAGGACCTTCTCGCCGACACCCTCGCGCACGACGCCACCGTCTACGGTACCAACCCCGCCCGCCTCGACGTGGCGATCGAGCAGGCCAACAAGGCCCTGCGATCGCTGCGCGACCTGGCCGACTCGCCCGAGACGCGCCTGGCCCTCAAGGACGGCCTCTCGCAGGTCAAGGCCACCATGGCGGGCCTCAACGCCCTCATCGCCCACACCGACCAGGTCGCGGTCGACGCGCGCCGCTTGGTGGGCACCGCCGACGCGATCGCAGGCTCGCTCCCCCCCGACGAGCTGCGTGCCATCGTCGCCGACCTGCGCGCGCTGAGCGGCGGGGTCCGCAAGGGCTACGAGACCCTCGCCGGCGAAGGCGACCAGCTCGCCGACGCCCGCGCGGCCCTCGGCAGTCTCAAGCGCCTCACCGAGCGCCTCGATTCTCTGGCGGGGCAGGTCGAGTCCTTCTCGCATGACCCCAAGCTCAAGCGCGACGTCACCGAGATCGTCACCACCTCGCGCGACATCGTCTCCAAGGCCGCCCACGCCGCCAGCAACCCGCCCGGCATCTCGCCGCGCTTCGACCTGATGGGCGTCCAGGAGGCACAGCGCTCGTACGTCAACGGCAACTTCACCATGGGCCTTCACCTGGCCCAGGACTCCTTTTTGCTCGGCGTCGAGGAGATCGGCGAGAAGAACCTCTGGAACGCCTACTGGGGCAAGCCCAACTTCCTCGGCGACGGCCTGAGCTTCCACCTGGGGATGATCCGCAGCAAGATCGGCGCGGGCCTCGACTGGGCCCCCGCCAAGGACATGGCCCTGACCGGCGAGGTCTTCAACCCCGTCACCCCCGGCCTGCGCCTCTCGGGCGTGTACTACCCCGGCTGGTGGGGGCATCGCTACGGCCTGACCGGCGCCTGGCTCAAGGATCTCTCGGACCCGAGCGACAACCGGCTGTACGTGGGGGTCCAGTGGCGTCCGCTTGATTAA